A genome region from Tolypothrix sp. PCC 7712 includes the following:
- a CDS encoding cupredoxin domain-containing protein translates to MNKTTLISTIASLGIVIGVASGKAVAQTSHETHSSPTIQTNQFQRIDQPLGNKIAVTLGGLGLVGLELWWFLLSKPKSQKAVATDENIQEVTVTVDGGYDPSRIVVQARKPVRLKFARIDPSSCLEQVLIPDFRIAADLPLNQVTSVEFTPEQPGEYIFTCGMNMFRGAIAVQAAAASAETASTQLSFS, encoded by the coding sequence ATGAACAAAACAACCCTCATCAGTACTATAGCTAGTTTAGGCATTGTAATCGGAGTTGCATCAGGTAAAGCTGTTGCCCAAACATCCCATGAAACCCATTCATCACCAACAATCCAAACTAATCAATTTCAACGTATCGATCAGCCTTTAGGTAATAAAATAGCCGTCACTCTCGGCGGATTGGGATTAGTTGGCTTAGAACTTTGGTGGTTCTTGCTGAGTAAACCAAAGTCTCAGAAAGCAGTTGCAACGGATGAGAATATTCAGGAAGTAACCGTTACTGTTGACGGCGGATATGATCCCAGCCGCATTGTAGTGCAAGCCAGGAAACCAGTCCGATTGAAATTTGCACGCATAGATCCCAGCAGTTGTTTAGAGCAAGTTTTAATTCCAGACTTTCGCATCGCCGCAGATTTACCGCTGAATCAAGTCACATCTGTAGAATTTACACCCGAACAGCCAGGTGAGTATATTTTCACTTGTGGAATGAATATGTTTCGTGGTGCGATCGCAGTTCAAGCCGCAGCAGCTAGTGCAGAAACTGCTTCTACTCAACTGAGTTTCTCATGA